The Acidaminococcales bacterium genome includes a window with the following:
- the dat gene encoding D-amino-acid transaminase: MNTVAMLNGQFVDINQPLIHIEDRGYQFGDGVYEVVPVMDGRMAGFEYHMERLDRSLRELKIPAVYTHADFYEFFVAMIEKGEIYDGNIYLQITRGVSPRQHQFPEQTVPVMTMVGRQRSYEKINRQYIDGVALLSMPDIRWHRCDIKTINLLPNALAKQKALESGFDDALFYREGSGHVTECSSSNFYAVKNGVVWTHPDSDLILPGCTKRIIIHDLCAKIDVPVVEKAFNLEFAKAADETFMSAASYCGMPVVKIDKTSVGTGKPGPLAQKLQAQFKKYLAEQKVVFSKK; encoded by the coding sequence ATGAACACAGTAGCTATGTTGAACGGCCAGTTTGTCGATATAAATCAGCCGCTCATCCACATCGAGGACAGGGGATATCAGTTCGGCGACGGCGTTTATGAGGTAGTGCCGGTCATGGACGGGCGCATGGCGGGATTTGAGTACCACATGGAACGCCTTGACCGATCCCTGCGCGAGCTTAAAATACCGGCGGTATACACGCATGCGGATTTTTATGAATTTTTCGTCGCCATGATCGAAAAAGGCGAAATATACGACGGCAATATTTACCTTCAGATCACGCGCGGCGTAAGCCCGCGCCAGCACCAGTTCCCGGAGCAGACGGTTCCCGTCATGACTATGGTCGGCCGCCAGAGAAGCTATGAGAAAATTAACCGGCAATACATAGATGGCGTAGCTCTTTTGAGCATGCCGGACATCCGCTGGCACCGCTGCGACATCAAGACCATCAATCTTTTGCCCAACGCGCTGGCCAAACAAAAAGCCTTAGAGTCCGGTTTTGACGACGCGCTCTTTTACCGGGAGGGAAGCGGCCATGTTACGGAGTGTTCGTCCAGCAATTTTTACGCGGTAAAAAACGGCGTTGTCTGGACACATCCCGACAGCGACTTGATCTTGCCCGGCTGCACCAAAAGGATCATCATCCATGACTTGTGCGCCAAAATAGACGTGCCGGTGGTGGAAAAAGCCTTCAACCTTGAATTTGCCAAAGCGGCCGATGAAACGTTCATGAGCGCCGCCAGTTACTGCGGCATGCCGGTCGTAAAAATCGACAAAACGTCTGTCGGCACAGGCAAACCGGGGCCTTTGGCGCAAAAGCTCCAAGCGCAATTCAAAAAATATCTGGCGGAGCAAAAAGTCGTATTTTCTAAAAAATAA
- the metA gene encoding homoserine O-succinyltransferase, whose protein sequence is MPINIPNDLPAASILEKENIFIMSENRAQTQDIRPLKILLLNLMPAKAVTETQFLRLLSNSPLQVTVDFIYTESYEPSNTSQEHLIKFYETFGSVRERLYDGMIITGAPVEKLEFEEVAYWRELCAIMEWSKTHVYSTLHVCWGAQAGLYYHYGIPKYILPQKMFGVFEHSSNYTANDKLFRGFDDVFYVPHSRHTEVRKADIEKTGALRILSESPASGVYAISDVEGRQFFITGHSEYDPLTLKAEYERDVAMNLKVDIPDNYYPGNDPAQPPVVRWRSSAHLLFSNWLNYYVYQETPFDLARLDKK, encoded by the coding sequence ATGCCGATCAATATTCCCAACGATCTTCCGGCCGCCAGCATACTGGAAAAAGAAAACATTTTCATTATGAGCGAGAACCGCGCGCAAACCCAGGACATCAGGCCGCTGAAAATACTCCTTTTGAACCTGATGCCAGCCAAGGCCGTAACGGAAACGCAGTTCCTGCGGCTTTTGAGCAACAGTCCGCTGCAGGTGACGGTTGACTTTATCTATACCGAAAGCTACGAGCCCTCCAATACGTCGCAGGAACATTTGATAAAGTTTTACGAAACCTTCGGCTCCGTCAGGGAGCGCCTTTATGACGGCATGATCATAACCGGCGCGCCGGTTGAAAAATTGGAGTTTGAAGAAGTGGCTTACTGGCGGGAGCTTTGCGCAATAATGGAGTGGAGCAAAACCCACGTGTACTCGACCCTTCATGTTTGCTGGGGCGCGCAGGCCGGTCTGTACTATCATTACGGCATACCCAAATACATCTTGCCGCAGAAAATGTTCGGCGTGTTTGAGCACAGCAGTAACTACACGGCCAACGACAAGCTCTTTCGCGGCTTTGACGATGTTTTCTATGTGCCTCATTCCCGGCATACCGAAGTGCGCAAGGCCGACATAGAAAAAACCGGCGCATTGCGCATACTGTCGGAATCGCCCGCGTCCGGCGTCTACGCCATATCGGATGTCGAGGGCAGGCAGTTTTTTATCACCGGGCACTCGGAATACGACCCGCTGACGTTAAAGGCGGAATACGAACGGGACGTGGCCATGAACCTTAAAGTGGACATACCGGACAATTATTATCCCGGGAACGACCCGGCGCAGCCGCCGGTCGTGCGCTGGCGCAGCAGCGCGCACCTTCTTTTCAGCAACTGGCTCAATTACTACGTTTATCAGGAAACGCCCTTTGATTTGGCGCGGCTTGACAAAAAATAG
- a CDS encoding methyl-accepting chemotaxis protein, whose protein sequence is MAFFTNLKTRTKILSLIFVSVLITILIGAASGYLLNDSIKAAEFKDANFVRPIIYINQVKGNLWRRYALVVDAAVETDANRVRQLGADTEHAAKENNELIAAFLKTTSSGAAEDAARAKMQKELTEFRAINERARELARQSNGDPAKLREFNEYKDKVLLKAFDELNTALIELIDILVKASDNMDEKQAEDVATILKIMAGAVFLSVIILLAFGLYIARIITTVLSEVTAVALSISNNDLTVRINPGTVARGDEFGVMGNALLKMEETLITAVKGIGSIAENIAASSQELHANADQTANASGEVANASTTMLESTEKASQSLNQAKSMVENSVKSLKNIADTTGSIASTADETSRTSRAGNESVETAVKSINSLGEGTAKVTEAVTELQDSSNKISEIVEMITSIASQTNLLALNAAIEAARAGEHGRGFAVVAEEVRKLAEESGKAAQEIGGLIAKNTQSIQRTVDLMNEQRSLVGQGVDKVNGAGQSFVQIAALIDSLAKQITDVKLIVQSTVEEGEHTEASTRDVRAAVDIILSEVSNISAAAQEQAASTEEIASSSQVLAQMAEDLSVISSKFKY, encoded by the coding sequence ATGGCATTTTTTACAAATTTAAAGACCCGCACAAAAATTCTTTCCCTTATATTTGTTTCGGTGCTCATTACCATCCTGATTGGCGCGGCGAGCGGGTATCTTCTCAACGACAGCATCAAAGCCGCGGAATTCAAGGACGCTAACTTTGTCCGCCCGATTATTTATATAAACCAGGTGAAAGGCAATTTGTGGAGAAGATACGCCTTGGTTGTGGATGCCGCCGTGGAAACTGACGCCAACCGCGTCAGGCAGCTGGGCGCGGATACGGAACATGCCGCCAAAGAAAACAATGAGCTCATCGCCGCCTTTTTGAAGACCACATCCTCTGGCGCGGCGGAAGACGCGGCCAGGGCCAAAATGCAAAAAGAGTTAACGGAATTTCGCGCGATCAACGAACGGGCGCGCGAACTGGCCAGGCAATCCAATGGCGATCCGGCCAAATTGCGGGAGTTCAACGAATATAAAGACAAAGTTTTGCTGAAAGCGTTTGACGAACTTAACACGGCTTTGATCGAACTGATCGACATACTGGTTAAAGCGAGCGACAACATGGACGAAAAGCAGGCTGAAGACGTGGCCACAATTTTGAAGATTATGGCCGGCGCAGTTTTCTTGTCCGTAATCATCCTGTTGGCCTTTGGCCTTTATATTGCCCGCATTATAACGACCGTGCTCAGCGAAGTTACGGCCGTCGCGCTGTCCATATCCAACAATGATTTGACCGTCCGCATCAATCCGGGGACCGTCGCGCGCGGCGACGAGTTCGGCGTGATGGGGAACGCTTTGCTCAAAATGGAGGAAACCCTCATAACGGCGGTCAAAGGCATCGGCAGCATAGCGGAAAACATCGCCGCCTCCAGCCAGGAGCTGCACGCCAACGCGGATCAGACGGCCAACGCTTCGGGCGAAGTCGCCAACGCGTCAACCACCATGCTGGAATCTACCGAGAAGGCCAGCCAAAGTTTGAACCAGGCCAAGTCGATGGTGGAAAATTCCGTGAAATCGTTGAAAAACATCGCCGACACTACCGGCAGCATCGCGTCCACCGCCGATGAAACATCCAGAACTTCGCGCGCCGGCAACGAAAGCGTTGAAACCGCCGTCAAGAGCATAAACTCCTTGGGCGAAGGCACGGCGAAAGTTACCGAAGCCGTAACTGAGCTGCAAGACAGTTCCAACAAAATAAGCGAAATAGTGGAGATGATCACAAGCATCGCCAGCCAGACCAACCTGTTGGCTTTGAACGCCGCCATTGAAGCCGCCCGCGCGGGCGAACACGGCAGGGGTTTCGCCGTGGTCGCCGAAGAAGTGCGCAAGCTGGCCGAAGAGTCCGGCAAAGCCGCCCAGGAGATTGGCGGGCTTATCGCCAAAAACACCCAAAGCATCCAGCGTACCGTTGACCTGATGAACGAGCAGCGCAGCCTGGTCGGGCAGGGCGTGGACAAAGTAAACGGCGCGGGGCAGTCTTTCGTGCAAATCGCTGCCTTGATCGACTCGCTCGCCAAACAAATAACCGACGTTAAGTTGATCGTGCAGTCAACCGTGGAGGAAGGGGAACACACCGAAGCGTCCACCCGCGACGTCCGGGCCGCAGTGGACATAATACTGAGCGAAGTTTCCAACATATCCGCCGCCGCGCAGGAACAGGCGGCCTCGACCGAGGAAATAGCCTCTTCCAGCCAAGTATTGGCGCAAATGGCGGAAGACCTGAGCGTTATTTCTTCTAAGTTCAAATACTGA
- a CDS encoding HAD-IIA family hydrolase, which produces MNVNMKKRLAKIKCFLFDMDGTICLGDRPLPGAAETLAALKAAGLKYCFLTNNSSRSPVYYRNKLRKMGIETKSADIIISSHALVDYLSGQPGRRLFVLGVAALKNLLRREGHTVVEEAGRAVDYVVVGFDTGLNYKKLATACQYVDGGAPYIATHPDVRCPLEGGKYIPDCGSLLALIKAATGQDCLATAGKPSGYMIAAALRRTGFKPEELSVVGDRLYTDIALGRAAGIFSILLLSGETGAEDLENSAWQPDLVLNGIGDMLELLQAPASRG; this is translated from the coding sequence TTGAATGTAAATATGAAAAAGCGCCTGGCCAAAATCAAATGCTTCCTTTTTGACATGGACGGCACCATTTGCCTCGGCGACCGGCCCTTGCCGGGCGCGGCGGAAACCTTGGCCGCGCTGAAGGCCGCCGGGCTCAAATATTGTTTTCTCACCAACAATTCTTCGCGCTCCCCCGTTTATTACCGGAACAAACTGCGCAAGATGGGCATTGAAACAAAAAGCGCGGACATAATAATATCGTCCCACGCGCTTGTTGACTATCTGTCCGGGCAGCCCGGGCGGAGACTGTTTGTGCTTGGCGTCGCGGCGCTCAAAAACCTTTTGCGCCGGGAAGGGCACACGGTCGTTGAGGAGGCCGGCCGCGCCGTCGATTACGTGGTCGTCGGGTTTGACACCGGGCTGAACTATAAAAAGCTTGCCACCGCCTGCCAGTACGTGGACGGCGGCGCGCCCTACATCGCCACGCACCCTGACGTGCGCTGCCCGCTGGAAGGCGGCAAATACATTCCCGACTGCGGCAGCTTGCTGGCGCTCATCAAAGCGGCCACCGGCCAAGATTGCCTGGCGACGGCGGGAAAGCCCAGCGGCTACATGATCGCCGCCGCCTTGCGGCGCACGGGCTTTAAGCCGGAAGAACTATCCGTGGTGGGCGACCGGCTTTATACCGACATCGCTTTGGGGCGCGCCGCCGGCATATTTTCCATACTGCTGCTTTCGGGCGAGACCGGGGCAGAGGACTTGGAAAACAGCGCCTGGCAGCCCGATCTTGTATTGAACGGCATCGGCGATATGCTTGAATTATTGCAAGCGCCCGCAAGTCGCGGATGA
- a CDS encoding MgtC/SapB family protein, giving the protein MTIFTYEESQMIMRLVLACVLGGLIGLERASGDRPAGFRTHTLVCMGSCLFMLVSIYGFAGMGTVRDPARLAAQVVSGIGFLGAGTILHEGVNVKGLTTAASIWMISAIGLAVGAGLYSIGVFATALMLSTLLFLGRWGRIVNFARHSELYLLTIKAEDRPGNIEKITEHLRIDGAKIKSVNIKRDLMKETIALSIQVRIANEKIDCFNDILAEIKNFASVTGLENITQIK; this is encoded by the coding sequence ATGACGATATTTACTTACGAAGAATCGCAAATGATCATGAGGCTGGTCCTGGCCTGCGTCCTCGGCGGGCTTATCGGGCTGGAAAGGGCAAGCGGGGACCGGCCGGCCGGCTTTCGCACCCATACTTTGGTTTGCATGGGTTCCTGCCTGTTCATGCTGGTATCCATTTACGGTTTCGCCGGCATGGGGACGGTGCGCGACCCCGCGCGGCTGGCGGCCCAGGTGGTCAGCGGCATAGGGTTTCTCGGCGCCGGCACTATTTTGCACGAAGGCGTCAATGTCAAAGGGCTGACAACTGCGGCCAGCATCTGGATGATATCGGCCATCGGGCTGGCGGTGGGCGCGGGGCTTTACAGCATAGGCGTGTTCGCTACCGCGCTCATGCTAAGCACGCTGCTCTTTCTTGGCCGCTGGGGCAGGATTGTCAATTTTGCCAGGCACAGCGAACTTTACCTGCTTACGATAAAAGCCGAAGACCGGCCGGGCAATATAGAAAAAATCACGGAACACCTGCGCATTGACGGCGCAAAAATAAAAAGCGTCAACATTAAACGCGACCTGATGAAAGAAACGATCGCGCTCAGCATCCAAGTGCGCATCGCCAACGAAAAAATCGACTGTTTTAACGACATCTTGGCGGAGATCAAAAATTTCGCCAGCGTTACCGGCTTGGAAAACATCACGCAAATAAAATGA
- a CDS encoding NAD(P)/FAD-dependent oxidoreductase — protein MTADVVVIGGGIVGAAIARELSKYQLSVTLIEKAPDLSTGTTKANSGILHAGFDPAPGSVKGRANVRGNFLYRQLEEELGLQIRWTGSLVVAKTEEETAALKGLIARGAQNGVPGLALLAGDEIFRREPNLAKDIKTALYAPTAGVISPFAAAIAFAECAAQNGARIMLDCEAEGFEVKGGRIRAVHTNKGKIVTCYAVNAAGLDADKVSGLAGDASFAIMPRRGEYLVFDRAVAKSLVNSVVFPTPGPHGKGVLVASTYNGECFIGPNAQDVDCRADTGTTGGGLDFVAQTAKNIIPDLPLSSVIAQFSGLRAVSDTDDFIVENSSVTRGLVQAAGMQSPGLTAAPAVAEMVAGLLQEAGLKMSGKSDFNGRLPAKIQTRRLSDRQKDSLIKDNPAFGRIVCRCETVSEGEIVAAIHSICGARTVDGVKRRVRAGFGRCQGGFCGPRVAAILARELGIGLTAIVKESSASVLYFAKHGSERI, from the coding sequence ATGACGGCCGACGTCGTCGTTATCGGCGGCGGAATCGTTGGCGCCGCCATAGCGCGTGAGTTGTCAAAATATCAGCTTTCGGTAACGCTGATTGAAAAAGCGCCCGACTTGTCAACCGGGACGACCAAGGCCAACAGCGGCATACTGCACGCCGGCTTTGACCCCGCGCCGGGCAGCGTCAAGGGGCGCGCCAACGTGCGCGGCAATTTTTTGTACCGTCAGTTGGAGGAAGAGCTTGGGCTACAAATCCGCTGGACGGGCTCCCTGGTCGTGGCCAAGACCGAAGAGGAGACAGCCGCCCTCAAAGGACTTATCGCGCGCGGCGCGCAAAACGGAGTGCCCGGCCTCGCTTTGCTTGCAGGCGATGAAATCTTCCGGCGCGAGCCAAATCTCGCCAAAGACATAAAAACCGCCCTTTACGCGCCGACGGCCGGCGTCATTTCTCCTTTTGCCGCCGCGATCGCCTTTGCCGAATGTGCCGCGCAAAACGGCGCGCGGATAATGCTTGACTGCGAAGCGGAAGGATTTGAGGTCAAAGGCGGCCGGATTCGCGCCGTCCATACCAACAAAGGCAAGATCGTTACCTGTTACGCCGTAAACGCGGCCGGCCTTGACGCCGACAAGGTAAGCGGGCTGGCCGGCGATGCGAGTTTCGCCATTATGCCGCGCCGGGGCGAATATCTGGTTTTTGACCGCGCGGTTGCAAAGAGCTTGGTCAATTCGGTCGTTTTTCCTACGCCCGGGCCGCACGGCAAAGGGGTGCTGGTCGCCTCCACGTACAACGGGGAATGTTTCATCGGCCCTAACGCGCAGGACGTAGACTGCCGCGCCGATACCGGCACAACCGGCGGCGGTCTGGACTTCGTGGCGCAAACCGCGAAAAATATAATCCCGGATTTGCCGCTTTCTTCCGTTATTGCGCAATTTTCCGGCTTGCGCGCAGTTTCCGATACGGACGACTTTATTGTGGAAAATTCGTCCGTAACGCGCGGGCTCGTGCAGGCGGCCGGAATGCAGTCGCCGGGGCTGACCGCGGCTCCGGCGGTGGCGGAGATGGTCGCCGGGCTCTTGCAAGAAGCCGGGCTGAAAATGTCGGGAAAAAGCGATTTCAACGGCCGCCTGCCGGCAAAAATACAAACGCGCCGGCTAAGCGACCGGCAAAAAGACAGCCTTATCAAGGACAATCCGGCTTTCGGCCGGATCGTCTGCCGTTGCGAAACAGTCAGCGAAGGAGAAATAGTGGCCGCCATCCATTCGATTTGCGGGGCCCGGACCGTAGACGGAGTAAAAAGGCGCGTCCGCGCCGGTTTCGGCCGTTGCCAGGGCGGGTTCTGCGGCCCGCGCGTCGCGGCCATCCTTGCCCGGGAACTGGGCATTGGCCTGACCGCGATTGTCAAAGAGTCGTCCGCGTCGGTATTATATTTTGCCAAACACGGCAGCGAGAGGATTTAG
- a CDS encoding FAD-dependent oxidoreductase, producing METKECAVAIVGGGPAGLAAAKAAAQAGAGEVAVIERDRELGGILQQCIHSGFGLRHFNEELTGPAYAERCILPLKRLPGVRVYTDTMALAVQGGNTVVTSGPRGIVAIKAGAVVLAMGCRERARGAVRIAGTRPAGVFTAGAAQRMVNMEGALPGNTAVILGSGDIVLIMARRLSIEGVRVRACLEIAPWSNGLLRNIAQCLDDYGIPLYLSHTISAIHGRDRVTGVTCVKVDEAFRPVAGGEFYLECDTVLLSVGLIPENELSRQMGLPLDPLTGGPRVGQDRQTERPGVFAAGNVLHVHDLADFASEEGAIAGRAAALYASGQSGARGRSLPVIPGDGLRTVVPQFLNISGGPQNIKLFARASRPKEKPILEAAAGGRVVFSRALPAARPSEMIVADLETDRLPETAGHIDIRLRQG from the coding sequence TTGGAGACAAAAGAATGTGCCGTCGCCATCGTCGGCGGCGGGCCGGCCGGGCTGGCCGCGGCTAAAGCGGCGGCGCAAGCGGGCGCGGGCGAAGTCGCCGTTATTGAGCGCGATCGCGAATTGGGCGGAATATTGCAGCAGTGCATACATAGTGGCTTCGGCCTGCGGCATTTCAATGAGGAACTGACCGGCCCGGCCTACGCCGAGCGCTGCATCCTCCCGCTGAAACGTCTGCCCGGCGTCCGCGTCTACACCGATACTATGGCACTCGCCGTACAAGGCGGCAATACGGTCGTAACCAGCGGGCCGCGCGGGATTGTGGCAATAAAAGCCGGCGCCGTCGTTTTGGCTATGGGCTGCCGCGAGCGCGCGCGCGGCGCCGTGCGGATCGCCGGCACCAGGCCGGCGGGGGTGTTCACCGCCGGGGCGGCGCAGCGCATGGTCAACATGGAAGGGGCGCTGCCCGGCAATACGGCGGTGATACTCGGCTCCGGCGACATCGTCCTGATCATGGCCCGCCGCCTGAGCATAGAGGGGGTGCGCGTCCGGGCCTGCCTGGAAATAGCCCCTTGGTCAAACGGGCTTTTGCGCAACATTGCGCAGTGTTTGGACGACTATGGCATACCGCTTTACCTTTCGCACACCATTTCCGCCATCCACGGCCGCGACCGGGTAACCGGCGTTACCTGCGTGAAAGTGGACGAAGCCTTCCGGCCGGTAGCGGGCGGGGAGTTTTATTTGGAATGTGACACGGTGCTTTTGTCTGTGGGGCTTATACCGGAAAACGAACTTTCCCGGCAGATGGGGCTGCCGCTTGATCCCCTGACCGGCGGCCCGCGCGTCGGGCAGGACAGGCAAACCGAACGCCCCGGCGTATTCGCCGCCGGCAACGTACTGCACGTGCATGACTTGGCCGACTTCGCGTCCGAGGAAGGGGCGATTGCCGGCCGCGCCGCCGCGCTTTACGCATCCGGGCAATCCGGCGCGCGCGGGCGCTCTCTCCCGGTAATTCCCGGCGACGGGCTGCGCACGGTCGTGCCGCAGTTCTTAAACATTTCCGGCGGCCCCCAAAACATCAAGCTGTTTGCCAGGGCCAGCCGCCCCAAAGAAAAACCAATTCTTGAAGCGGCGGCCGGCGGCCGGGTCGTTTTTTCGCGGGCTTTGCCGGCGGCGCGGCCAAGCGAGATGATCGTTGCCGACCTGGAAACGGACAGGCTGCCCGAAACAGCCGGCCATATAGATATACGGCTCAGGCAGGGGTGA
- a CDS encoding DUF1667 domain-containing protein — protein sequence MAVETKCLNCVVCPLGCRLWAQIQDGEILSVGGNSCPRGETYARSELTAPRRVLSSTVKIKNAFLPLLPVVSEKTLPKEKILDCALFLRSIEVSAPVSAGQVVVHDILGLGVNIVSSRSMD from the coding sequence ATGGCGGTTGAAACAAAATGCCTAAACTGCGTCGTCTGTCCTTTGGGCTGCCGCCTGTGGGCGCAGATACAGGACGGGGAAATATTGTCGGTCGGCGGCAATTCTTGCCCGCGCGGCGAAACATACGCCCGCAGCGAACTTACCGCGCCCCGGCGCGTGCTTTCTTCAACGGTGAAGATAAAAAACGCCTTCCTGCCGCTTCTGCCCGTGGTCTCCGAAAAAACGCTGCCCAAGGAAAAGATACTTGACTGCGCTTTGTTTTTGCGCTCGATTGAAGTCAGCGCGCCGGTGAGCGCCGGCCAGGTGGTTGTCCATGACATTCTCGGTCTGGGGGTAAATATCGTTTCCTCCAGAAGCATGGACTGA
- a CDS encoding CoA transferase, translating into MKAAAPLRGGDNGKRSDFQMIMALKNIKVLDLTKLLPGNYCGMLLADYGAEVIKVERPDAPDPLRFFQPLKAGLSYWHLTLNRGKKSLCLDFKREEGRRIFLSLARQADILLESSRPGSMARIGLDYGALREVNPRLIYCSLSGYGQTGKFSARAAHDINALGLAGINHQEGGGDPFIYNVQLAGLSAALEAAFAVLAAVCARALTGRGQAVDISLMRSALSLLPVNFANYMGEKDTGVPMYPRRAPNYCTYRTGDGGHFTVAAMEMKFWRRFCELLEVPELEKDIADVNAHPALFRRIGDIFAQKARAEWEEIFAGEDICVTPVYSLREMMEKGVLAENGMLLNLADKQLGGYRQLNCPAVLSETPGIPGARARHLGEDNCAVLESLGFSGDEIARLREKGTIAQKDPE; encoded by the coding sequence GTGAAAGCCGCCGCGCCTTTGCGCGGCGGCGACAATGGGAAAAGGAGTGATTTTCAGATGATCATGGCGCTAAAAAACATAAAAGTGCTTGACCTGACCAAACTTTTGCCCGGCAATTATTGCGGCATGCTGCTGGCGGACTACGGCGCCGAGGTAATCAAGGTGGAGCGGCCGGACGCCCCGGATCCGCTGCGCTTTTTCCAGCCGCTGAAAGCCGGGCTGAGTTACTGGCATTTGACGCTTAACCGCGGAAAAAAAAGCCTTTGCCTTGATTTTAAAAGGGAAGAAGGGCGCCGGATTTTTTTATCTTTGGCGCGGCAGGCGGACATATTGCTGGAGTCGTCAAGGCCGGGGTCGATGGCGCGAATTGGCCTGGACTACGGCGCCCTGCGGGAAGTCAATCCGCGCCTGATATACTGTTCTTTGTCAGGCTACGGGCAGACGGGAAAGTTCAGCGCCCGGGCGGCCCACGACATCAACGCGCTCGGCTTGGCCGGCATCAATCATCAGGAAGGGGGGGGCGATCCTTTTATATACAACGTGCAGTTGGCGGGGCTGAGCGCGGCGCTGGAGGCGGCGTTCGCCGTACTGGCGGCAGTCTGCGCCCGCGCCCTTACAGGCCGGGGGCAAGCGGTCGATATCTCGCTTATGCGTTCCGCTCTGTCTTTGCTGCCGGTAAATTTTGCCAATTATATGGGCGAGAAGGATACCGGCGTTCCCATGTACCCGCGGCGCGCGCCGAACTACTGCACATACCGCACCGGAGACGGCGGGCATTTTACCGTAGCCGCCATGGAAATGAAGTTCTGGCGGAGGTTTTGCGAATTGCTGGAGGTTCCCGAGCTGGAAAAGGACATTGCCGACGTCAACGCCCATCCCGCTTTGTTCAGGCGCATTGGCGATATATTCGCGCAAAAGGCGCGGGCGGAGTGGGAAGAAATATTTGCCGGGGAAGACATTTGCGTAACGCCTGTTTATAGTTTGCGCGAAATGATGGAAAAAGGAGTTTTGGCGGAAAACGGCATGCTGCTTAATTTGGCCGACAAACAGCTTGGCGGTTACCGGCAGCTCAACTGCCCGGCGGTTTTGTCGGAAACGCCGGGAATCCCCGGCGCGCGGGCGCGGCATCTGGGCGAGGACAACTGCGCGGTGCTTGAAAGCTTGGGCTTTTCAGGCGACGAAATAGCAAGGCTGCGCGAAAAAGGAACAATCGCGCAAAAAGATCCTGAATAA